One genomic region from Spirosoma sp. KCTC 42546 encodes:
- a CDS encoding SLBB domain-containing protein, with protein sequence MRTKDKLSHFIPRIRSYQAVFLLLLLTGSYQASAQTTPRSRVDQLSDEDVQNFYQRAQASGLSEAQIEQAAMSQGYTLDDIAKMRKRITALRSQASRPSSQTSIDKQTGRTLPSDLSRRTDSTTMRRDTSKKLRVFGASLFENANLSFEPNLRIATPRNYVVGPDDEIKIDISGASTGDFNLKVSPDGTVKIPDLAPIFVSGLTIEQAEQRIIDRLRKGGYQGLGAAGSGTSANIALTNIRSIRVTLVGEVVRPGTYTISSLGSAFNVLYLAGGPNPETGSFRKISVIRGNRVIRTIDLYDFILRADQRDNIQLRDQDVIRVADYETHVELTGQVRRPAIFEVLPGETLKTVLGFAGGFADDAYRASITLRRNTSRERRIVTITEEQIASFVPQRGDKYEVGKILERYENRVQVAGAVMRPGDYSLEPGLETVRQLISRADGLRKDAFTNRASIIRERPDMDKENLSFDLGKLMRNEIADIPLMRQDSLTVLSIRDLREEYYVTIEGAVNHPDTVDFVTNMSVADLIAQAGGFQEGAKPNLIEVSRRIRQDSSGMRTTKLEIYRFAIDRNLQITSVKRDSGSADEFRLQPFDIVYVRTSPNYTTQQQVYIYGEIMQPGNYSIFSREERISDLIKRAGGLKPQAYILGAQFKRKGDIIANDLSEILTNSGSEENLLLHDEDTLYIPQRPEIVTVQGGVLNPSSVSYKLEYKFDDYISEAGGFTDNSRKSKAYVVYPNGRKDRTHQFLFFLSRPKVYPGSTVVVPFKPLDNNRLSTAERLGILSLLATVSIALVNILLR encoded by the coding sequence ATGCGTACTAAGGACAAATTGTCACACTTTATCCCCCGTATTCGATCCTATCAAGCTGTTTTCCTGCTATTATTACTGACAGGGTCATATCAGGCATCAGCTCAGACGACACCTCGTTCTCGGGTGGATCAATTGAGCGACGAAGACGTTCAGAACTTTTATCAACGGGCCCAGGCCAGTGGTCTGAGTGAAGCACAGATCGAGCAGGCAGCTATGTCGCAGGGATACACACTGGATGATATTGCTAAAATGCGTAAGCGGATTACTGCACTACGTTCACAAGCCTCTCGCCCCTCAAGCCAGACTTCGATTGATAAGCAAACAGGCAGAACATTGCCTTCTGATCTTTCCCGAAGAACGGACTCGACGACTATGCGTCGAGATACGAGTAAGAAACTTCGGGTTTTTGGGGCATCTTTATTTGAGAATGCCAATCTGTCATTTGAGCCTAACTTACGCATTGCTACTCCGCGTAACTATGTGGTAGGTCCGGATGATGAAATTAAAATCGATATTTCCGGGGCATCCACCGGTGACTTTAACTTGAAAGTAAGCCCTGATGGAACCGTAAAAATCCCTGATTTGGCCCCTATTTTTGTTAGTGGTCTTACCATTGAACAGGCAGAGCAGCGCATTATTGATCGCTTACGAAAGGGTGGTTACCAGGGCCTGGGTGCCGCCGGTAGTGGTACAAGTGCCAATATAGCCTTAACCAATATTCGAAGTATTCGTGTTACACTAGTCGGGGAAGTAGTCCGTCCAGGAACCTACACCATTTCTTCCCTTGGGTCTGCCTTCAATGTTCTGTATCTGGCTGGAGGCCCAAATCCAGAAACGGGGTCATTCCGAAAAATCAGCGTAATTAGAGGCAATCGGGTAATCCGTACTATCGATCTATACGATTTTATCCTTCGAGCAGACCAGCGCGATAACATTCAGTTGCGTGATCAGGATGTGATCCGTGTAGCGGACTACGAAACGCATGTTGAGTTGACCGGACAGGTTCGACGACCAGCTATTTTTGAAGTATTACCCGGCGAAACGTTGAAAACGGTGTTGGGTTTTGCAGGCGGTTTTGCTGACGATGCTTATCGGGCTTCAATCACCCTTCGGCGAAATACGAGCCGTGAACGGCGTATTGTAACCATTACAGAAGAGCAAATAGCAAGTTTTGTACCCCAGCGAGGAGACAAATATGAAGTAGGAAAAATACTCGAACGTTATGAAAACCGCGTTCAGGTAGCGGGAGCGGTCATGCGTCCCGGCGATTACTCCCTCGAACCTGGATTAGAGACTGTTCGTCAACTCATAAGTAGGGCCGATGGTCTCCGCAAAGACGCATTTACCAATCGGGCATCCATTATCCGTGAACGTCCCGACATGGATAAAGAGAACCTATCCTTTGATTTAGGTAAATTGATGCGGAATGAAATTGCTGATATTCCACTGATGCGGCAGGATAGCCTGACCGTTTTATCAATTCGTGATCTTCGCGAAGAGTATTACGTTACTATTGAAGGGGCTGTCAACCACCCTGATACAGTTGATTTCGTTACCAATATGAGCGTAGCAGATCTGATTGCGCAGGCGGGGGGATTCCAGGAGGGAGCTAAGCCAAACCTAATAGAAGTATCTCGACGAATTCGTCAGGATTCATCGGGTATGCGGACTACTAAACTGGAAATATATCGATTTGCAATTGATCGAAATCTACAAATTACATCGGTTAAACGTGATTCAGGTAGTGCTGATGAGTTTCGACTTCAACCGTTTGATATTGTGTATGTTCGTACATCGCCAAATTATACAACTCAGCAACAGGTGTATATTTATGGGGAGATTATGCAACCTGGCAATTACTCTATTTTTAGTCGGGAAGAGCGTATCAGCGATCTCATTAAGCGAGCCGGAGGATTGAAGCCGCAAGCCTACATATTGGGTGCTCAGTTCAAACGAAAAGGCGATATAATTGCCAATGACCTAAGTGAAATTTTAACTAATTCTGGATCTGAAGAGAACTTATTGCTTCATGACGAGGACACGTTATATATTCCTCAACGGCCAGAGATTGTTACCGTACAGGGTGGTGTATTAAATCCATCATCTGTTAGTTATAAGTTAGAATATAAATTTGATGACTATATCAGTGAAGCGGGGGGATTTACAGATAATTCCCGAAAAAGTAAGGCGTATGTGGTGTATCCGAATGGGCGAAAAGATCGGACACATCAGTTTTTGTTTTTTTTATCCCGACCTAAAGTTTACCCTGGCTCAACAGTAGTAGTCCCTTTTAAGCCTCTGGATAATAATAGATTGAGTACAGCAGAACGGCTTGGAATTCTTTCTTTGTTAGCTACCGTATCTATTGCACTTGTTAATATTCTTCTTCGTTAA
- the rfbF gene encoding glucose-1-phosphate cytidylyltransferase, producing MKVVILAGGLGTRLSEETITKPKPMVEIGGKPMLWHIMKIYAHYGFDEFIICLGYKGYMIKEYFINYFLYNSDITVELHNNKLDVHYSSAESFKVTLVDTGVDTNTAGRIKRIEPYLGSDDTFMLTYGDGVANVNIQKLVEFHKSHGRQATLTSIQPPGRFGNITTDEQGVIQHFQEKPEGDGTWINGGFFVLNRGIFKFLQGNMDSIQWEKKPLVDIAKHDQLTAYRHYGFWKCMDAMRDKIELEELWSSNQAPWKVW from the coding sequence ATGAAAGTAGTCATTCTTGCTGGTGGTTTAGGAACTCGTCTTAGTGAAGAAACGATAACTAAGCCCAAGCCAATGGTAGAAATAGGGGGTAAGCCAATGCTTTGGCACATAATGAAGATTTATGCCCACTATGGTTTTGATGAGTTCATCATTTGTTTAGGATACAAAGGTTATATGATCAAGGAATACTTCATTAATTACTTCCTGTATAACTCTGATATCACAGTCGAACTACATAATAACAAATTAGATGTTCACTATTCAAGTGCCGAATCATTTAAGGTAACATTAGTAGATACAGGAGTAGATACTAACACTGCTGGCAGAATTAAACGGATTGAGCCTTACTTGGGTAGCGATGACACGTTTATGCTTACCTATGGTGATGGCGTTGCCAATGTTAATATCCAAAAATTGGTAGAATTCCATAAGAGCCATGGAAGACAAGCTACTTTGACATCTATACAGCCCCCTGGTCGGTTTGGTAATATTACAACTGACGAACAGGGTGTTATTCAGCATTTTCAGGAGAAACCTGAGGGAGATGGAACTTGGATAAATGGTGGTTTTTTTGTGCTAAACAGGGGGATTTTTAAATTTTTACAAGGCAATATGGATTCAATCCAATGGGAAAAAAAACCCTTGGTCGATATTGCGAAGCACGACCAATTAACAGCATACCGGCATTATGGTTTCTGGAAGTGTATGGATGCAATGCGGGATAAAATAGAGCTGGAGGAATTGTGGAGTAGTAACCAGGCACCTTGGAAAGTATGGTAG
- a CDS encoding GNVR domain-containing protein has translation MSVTKIPKISKIGEDEIEIRLSDIVRFLKDSRKTVFFWSIVFLIVGVLYAISQQNEYTASVKVMPELKAATGAGGGLSDLRSLAGLAGVNLGNMSGASEAIRPDLYPDILQSLPFSLYLLSQPVKTSESSKSQVLQTYFSQQSEKGISAFIGRIFSSNDKNELEALVPSTSTTTLQLTREQEALSKTINARVVAEMDKRSGIITITSRMPDAVVAATVARLTLDYLTNYVTNYRTGKARKQVEFLMQQVNNARQRYESAELQLASYRDRNRNVYANTAKIEEQRLQADYMLTQSVYSELSKQLEQARIKIEEESPVFQVLEPARVPLRKSGPQRTVITIGFTIFGTIVGLAVFFIRRFMKRQSN, from the coding sequence ATGTCAGTTACGAAGATTCCTAAGATAAGTAAAATTGGAGAAGACGAGATCGAGATTCGACTGAGTGACATTGTGCGGTTTTTAAAAGATAGTCGCAAGACCGTTTTTTTTTGGAGTATAGTTTTTTTGATTGTTGGTGTACTCTATGCGATTTCTCAACAAAATGAATATACTGCAAGCGTGAAGGTGATGCCAGAACTGAAAGCCGCAACTGGTGCGGGCGGTGGTTTAAGCGATTTAAGGTCACTCGCTGGTTTAGCAGGTGTAAACCTTGGCAATATGAGTGGTGCATCAGAAGCAATTCGACCTGATTTGTACCCAGATATTTTACAGAGTTTACCTTTTAGTTTGTATCTTCTTTCGCAGCCTGTTAAAACGTCAGAATCTTCTAAATCTCAAGTGCTTCAAACATATTTTTCTCAACAGTCAGAGAAAGGAATATCAGCTTTTATAGGCAGAATTTTTAGTAGTAATGATAAAAACGAGCTTGAAGCCTTAGTGCCGTCAACATCAACAACTACACTACAGTTGACGCGAGAACAGGAAGCACTCAGCAAAACGATAAATGCACGTGTAGTTGCTGAAATGGATAAAAGATCGGGTATTATTACAATTACGTCCCGGATGCCTGACGCTGTTGTTGCCGCCACAGTAGCGCGCCTAACATTGGATTACTTAACAAACTACGTTACAAATTACCGCACAGGGAAAGCTCGTAAACAAGTAGAGTTTCTAATGCAGCAAGTTAACAATGCACGTCAGCGTTATGAATCCGCAGAGTTACAATTAGCAAGCTATCGTGACCGTAATAGAAACGTGTATGCAAATACCGCTAAAATTGAAGAACAACGACTTCAGGCTGATTATATGTTGACTCAATCTGTTTATAGTGAACTTTCTAAACAATTAGAACAAGCGCGTATCAAAATAGAGGAAGAGTCTCCGGTATTTCAGGTTCTTGAACCTGCTCGAGTACCATTACGTAAGAGCGGCCCACAACGAACGGTTATTACTATCGGATTCACTATCTTTGGGACAATCGTAGGGTTAGCTGTTTTTTTTATACGTCGCTTTATGAAGAGACAGTCTAACTAA
- a CDS encoding GDP-mannose 4,6-dehydratase: MKTALICGVSGQDGAYLAKLLLDKGYTVYGGSRDAQMSAFRNLNRLGIIRDVHLVSISIHDFRSVLQTLLKVKPDEVYNLAGQSSVGLSFEQPVETLESISIGTLNLLEAIRFSNLPIKFYNAGSSECFGDTGSIIADENTPFRPRSPYGVAKAAAFWQVANYREAYQLYACTGILFNHESPLRPERFVTQKIVATACRIAQGSTEKLTLGNIDIARDWGWAPDYVEAMWLMLQQEQADDYVIATGQTHKLRDFIQVIFDAVGLNWGEHVRIDTTFFRPTDIAEGHANPTKARNKLDWQAKHTMEQVGHLMVKGYSVNKIT; the protein is encoded by the coding sequence ATGAAGACAGCATTGATTTGTGGTGTTTCAGGTCAGGATGGAGCCTATTTAGCTAAATTGTTGCTTGATAAGGGTTATACCGTCTATGGAGGCTCTCGAGATGCTCAGATGTCCGCATTTCGGAACTTGAATCGTTTAGGAATTATACGGGACGTTCATTTAGTATCTATTAGTATCCATGACTTCAGAAGCGTCTTACAAACTTTACTGAAAGTAAAGCCGGATGAAGTATATAATTTGGCTGGTCAGAGTTCAGTTGGTCTTTCCTTCGAGCAGCCGGTTGAAACACTTGAAAGCATTAGCATTGGCACATTGAATTTATTGGAGGCTATTCGATTCAGCAATCTGCCAATAAAATTCTATAATGCTGGATCAAGCGAATGCTTTGGTGATACAGGCAGCATCATAGCTGATGAAAATACACCATTTCGACCACGTAGTCCTTATGGGGTGGCTAAGGCTGCGGCTTTCTGGCAAGTTGCTAATTATCGGGAAGCGTACCAGTTGTATGCCTGTACAGGTATATTATTCAATCATGAATCACCTTTACGGCCTGAGCGTTTTGTGACACAAAAAATTGTGGCAACAGCATGTCGTATAGCTCAAGGAAGCACAGAAAAATTGACACTTGGTAATATTGATATTGCCCGCGATTGGGGTTGGGCACCTGATTATGTAGAGGCAATGTGGCTTATGTTACAGCAAGAGCAAGCAGATGATTATGTCATTGCAACGGGTCAAACTCATAAACTTCGAGACTTTATTCAGGTTATTTTTGACGCTGTTGGACTTAATTGGGGAGAACATGTTCGCATAGATACGACATTTTTTCGCCCAACAGATATTGCTGAAGGGCATGCTAATCCGACGAAAGCAAGGAACAAGCTTGACTGGCAAGCAAAGCATACTATGGAACAAGTAGGACATTTAATGGTAAAAGGGTATTCTGTTAATAAAATAACATGA
- the secA gene encoding preprotein translocase subunit SecA has product MINLIAKFFGTKSQRDIKELLPYVEKVNTEFVRLTDLSNDELRQVSASLKAQIADELADIDNQIAELSEQASHPDVDVNEKEHLFNQIDKLEADRNTELERVLLDILPRAFAVVKETARRFTENDQLTVTATNVDREIASRKKHITIDGEQAHWANRWDAAGTQVKWDMVHYDVQIIGGVVLHQGKIAEMATGEGKTLVATFPAFLNGLAGRGVHIVTVNDYLAKRDSEWMAPLFEFHGLRVDCIDKHQPNSDQRKNAYLADITYGTNNEFGFDYLRDNMAREPSELVQRKHHYAMVDEVDSVLIDDARTPLIISGPVPRGDEQDYIELKPRVARVVEAQRKLVYDFLNDAKKKIAAGDEKEGGLSLFRAHRGLPKHKPLIKFLSETGNKALLQKTESIYLAENQKLMPEADAPLYFTIDERHNGIDLTEKGIDYITGSGEDPNFFILPDLSIDLNVIEKDAEFSEQEKILHKEAVIRDYAVKTQRINTVNQLLKAFTLFEKDTEYVIMDGKVKIVDEQTGRIMEGRRWSDGLHQAVEAKENVKVEDATQTYATVTLQNYFRMYHKRAGMTGTAETEASEFWQIYKMDVVVIPTNRAISRADEEDKVYRSVREKYNAVVDEIASLVEKGRPVLVGTTSVENSELLSRFLTMRKIQHQVLNAKYHQREAEIVASAGFPGTVTIATNMAGRGTDIKLTPESRAAGGLAIIGTERHESRRVDRQLRGRAGRQGDPGTSQFFVSLEDSLMRLFGSERIAKVMDRMGLEEGEVIQHSMITKSIERAQKKVEENNFGIRKRLLEYDDVMNYQREAIYKRRRNALFGDRLPLDIANTMYDVVEETVNNSEGNYEEVKLQLLTTLGLSPTLTAQEFAAKKKPDQIRHLYNEAEANYQAKNHAIADKALPILTQVLNEQGHQIKNIVVPFSDGIHELTVVADLQKAVESGGREIVTEMEKAVTLSVIDQEWKEHLREMDDLKQSVQNAVFEQKDPLLVYKFESVELFKRFLNKVNFDTINFLTKADIPAQEAQEIQQEIRQAPTQRRPQPQPKLHTNIEDFDDDHLATGPEEYARRMAENDAMGAGAPPMPAQRQAPVRVAKLDRNARVNVQYVDGTVKRDVKYKTVENDLMSGKAMLID; this is encoded by the coding sequence ATGATTAATCTCATAGCTAAATTTTTCGGGACCAAATCGCAACGGGACATCAAAGAACTCCTCCCTTATGTCGAAAAAGTCAACACCGAATTTGTCCGATTAACCGATTTATCTAACGATGAATTGCGGCAGGTTTCGGCCTCGCTTAAAGCGCAGATTGCGGATGAGTTGGCCGATATTGATAACCAGATCGCTGAGTTGAGCGAACAGGCTAGTCACCCTGATGTAGATGTCAACGAGAAAGAACACCTCTTCAATCAGATCGACAAACTAGAGGCCGATCGCAATACAGAGTTAGAGCGTGTCCTTCTCGATATTTTACCTCGTGCTTTCGCGGTTGTAAAAGAAACGGCTCGCCGGTTTACCGAAAATGACCAGTTAACAGTAACTGCTACAAACGTTGATCGTGAAATTGCCTCCCGCAAGAAACACATTACGATTGATGGCGAACAGGCTCATTGGGCTAACCGTTGGGATGCCGCCGGAACCCAGGTTAAGTGGGACATGGTTCACTACGATGTTCAGATTATTGGGGGCGTTGTATTGCACCAGGGCAAAATTGCCGAAATGGCCACGGGTGAGGGTAAAACCCTCGTGGCTACTTTCCCAGCCTTCCTGAATGGTCTGGCGGGGCGAGGTGTGCATATTGTAACGGTCAATGATTACCTGGCCAAGCGTGACTCCGAATGGATGGCACCTCTGTTTGAGTTTCATGGCCTTCGGGTAGATTGTATCGACAAGCATCAGCCTAATTCTGACCAGCGGAAAAACGCCTATCTCGCCGATATTACCTATGGTACTAATAACGAGTTCGGTTTTGATTACCTCCGCGATAACATGGCCCGTGAACCAAGCGAACTGGTTCAGCGGAAACACCATTATGCCATGGTGGATGAGGTTGACTCAGTCCTGATTGATGATGCCCGTACCCCGCTGATCATTAGCGGTCCTGTACCTCGTGGCGATGAGCAGGATTATATCGAATTGAAACCCCGTGTGGCACGCGTGGTGGAAGCACAACGTAAGTTAGTGTACGATTTCCTGAACGATGCCAAAAAGAAAATTGCGGCTGGTGATGAAAAAGAAGGTGGCCTGTCTTTGTTTAGGGCACATCGCGGTCTACCCAAACATAAGCCCCTTATTAAGTTTCTGTCGGAAACAGGTAACAAAGCATTACTTCAAAAAACAGAATCGATTTATCTGGCTGAAAACCAGAAACTGATGCCCGAAGCGGATGCCCCGCTCTATTTTACCATTGATGAGCGCCATAATGGTATCGATTTAACCGAAAAAGGCATCGACTATATTACCGGCTCGGGCGAAGATCCTAACTTCTTCATTCTCCCGGATCTGTCAATCGACCTCAACGTCATTGAAAAAGACGCGGAATTTTCGGAGCAGGAGAAAATTCTCCATAAAGAAGCCGTTATCCGTGACTACGCCGTTAAAACGCAACGGATCAATACGGTTAACCAATTACTGAAAGCATTCACGTTGTTCGAGAAAGACACCGAGTACGTCATTATGGACGGTAAGGTGAAAATTGTTGATGAGCAAACAGGCAGGATTATGGAAGGCCGGCGTTGGTCGGACGGATTGCACCAGGCCGTTGAAGCCAAGGAAAATGTGAAGGTTGAAGATGCCACACAAACCTATGCCACGGTTACGCTCCAAAACTACTTCCGTATGTATCACAAGCGGGCTGGTATGACGGGTACAGCTGAGACGGAAGCATCTGAATTCTGGCAGATTTACAAAATGGACGTTGTCGTCATTCCAACGAACCGGGCTATTAGCCGGGCCGACGAAGAAGACAAAGTATATCGCTCAGTGCGCGAAAAATACAACGCAGTAGTTGACGAAATCGCCAGCTTGGTTGAGAAAGGACGCCCTGTACTCGTTGGTACAACATCGGTTGAAAACTCTGAATTACTGAGCCGTTTTCTGACCATGCGTAAGATACAGCACCAGGTTCTGAACGCGAAGTATCACCAGCGTGAAGCCGAAATTGTAGCCTCCGCAGGTTTTCCTGGCACGGTTACGATTGCAACCAACATGGCTGGCCGGGGTACAGATATTAAGTTAACGCCAGAATCACGTGCCGCTGGTGGCTTGGCCATTATCGGTACTGAACGCCACGAATCACGTCGGGTTGACCGGCAGTTGCGTGGCCGGGCAGGCCGTCAGGGTGACCCAGGGACATCGCAGTTCTTCGTTTCACTTGAAGATAGCCTGATGCGCTTGTTCGGGTCGGAGCGGATTGCCAAAGTGATGGACCGCATGGGTCTCGAAGAGGGCGAGGTAATTCAACACTCGATGATTACGAAATCGATCGAACGGGCCCAGAAGAAAGTCGAAGAAAATAACTTCGGCATTCGGAAACGGCTGCTTGAATACGATGACGTCATGAATTATCAGCGTGAAGCCATCTATAAACGTCGTCGGAATGCGTTGTTTGGCGACCGTTTGCCACTCGACATTGCCAATACAATGTATGATGTGGTTGAAGAAACCGTCAACAATTCGGAAGGAAACTACGAAGAAGTAAAACTTCAGTTGTTAACCACACTGGGACTTTCACCGACGCTGACTGCTCAAGAGTTTGCTGCCAAGAAAAAACCGGATCAGATTCGGCATCTCTATAACGAAGCAGAAGCCAATTATCAGGCGAAGAATCACGCCATTGCCGATAAAGCGCTGCCGATTTTAACCCAGGTGCTGAATGAGCAGGGCCACCAGATTAAAAACATCGTCGTACCATTTTCGGATGGTATTCATGAATTAACGGTTGTGGCTGATCTGCAAAAGGCTGTTGAAAGTGGTGGTCGCGAAATCGTGACGGAAATGGAAAAAGCCGTAACGCTATCCGTTATTGACCAGGAGTGGAAGGAACACCTGCGCGAAATGGACGATCTGAAGCAATCGGTACAGAATGCCGTGTTTGAGCAGAAAGACCCCTTGCTGGTGTACAAGTTTGAGTCAGTAGAATTGTTCAAGCGATTCCTCAACAAGGTCAATTTTGATACCATCAACTTCCTGACCAAAGCCGACATTCCAGCACAGGAA